tgatCCCTTTTTGGATTTTtatgtaaactgaaaaaaaaattgtttgaagaGGAAGAATAGAACGCCTGATGTTGGAAACTGGTATACCTCCATTGCTGGTTGAAATTGATGTAGCttctttagggctggtctacactaggggttggggttgatgtaagatacgcaacttcagctatgggaatggagaagctgaagttgacgtatcttatttcgacttacctcccgtcctcatggTGCGAGATCGACGGCCGtggttcccccgtcgactccgctactgccgctCTCCCTGGTGGACTTCCAGAgacgacgggagcgcgttcggggattgatatatcacgtctagacgagacacgatatatcgatccccgatagatcgatcggtacccaccgatccggtgggtagtctggacgtacccttagagtacCCCGTCTGTTGTAAATCAGCTGTATTTCTACTGCTCTCAAAGTGGTCAGATTTCCAGCTGATGTACATTGACATAGCTTGATTGACAGCAATGTGCCTACACCAGTTTATGCCTGATGATGATTGGACCCAGTTACATATTTCTATACAGAATTGCAGCAGGTATTAGTCTGAAGAATCTCAACAGAAGGGAAACCAGTATGAATTATTTGATTCACATCCACAGGTTTCCAATTCCTTAGATTAAGTATCTTTCTTTGCCACCCCTACAGATGATCTATTCTGAGAGCGACCCAGGAGAGAACCAGACCATCTCTGAAGTATTCatcctggtgggattttcaaaccttAACAAGCTGCAAATCATTCTGTTTCTGGTGCTTCTGGTCATCTACCTGGTCACCCTGATAGGGAACCTGCTTGTTATCCTGCTTATAAAGCTAAACCCCtcactccacacccccatgtatttcttcctggtGAACCTGTCTTTCTTGGAAATCTGCTTCACCAGCAGTGTGGTTCCTCAGCTGCTGATTCACCTCCTGGTGGAGCAAAAGACCATCACCATTGCGGGCTGCGCTGCCCAAATGTACGTCATCACCATCATGGGCCTGACAGAATGCTGCCTCCTAGCAGTCATGGCGTACGACCGTTATATGGCCATATGTCACCCCCTGCACTACAAAACTATCATGAGTGGCCGGGCATGTGCACAGCTCGCGGGTGCTTCATGGATCATCGGCATCTCGGTGGAAGTAGCTCAGACCACTTGGATCTTCAGCCTGCCCTTCTGTGGCTCCAACCGCATCCACAACTTCTTCTGTGACATCCCGCCAGTGTTGAAGATGGCATGTACGGACACATCCAAAAATGAGATTATGGTCTTCACTGTGTCGGTGCTGTTCATCATGAGCCCTTTCCTGATGATAATCCTGTCCTACATCTGCATTATTTCCACCATCCTCATGCTGCCATCAGTGGAGGGAAGgaataaagccttctccacctgctcctcccacctcatggTGGTGACGTTGTTCTATGGAATGGCGCTTATCTCTTACCTGGGGCTCAAGTCTAGCTTCACCCCAGAAAGTAATCAAATGATTTCCCTCATGAACACAATTGTGGGACCAGTGTTGAACCCCATAATATACACTCTGAGGAACAAAGAGGTGAAGGGAGCCTTTATAAAAACAGTAGAGAAGAGCATCTTTTCACACAATCAGAGAAAACAGAGAATGAAAGATAGAGTTAGTTAAAACAGGGGAATGAGGGAAATTCATACATGTTTTGTTGAATTACTCCCGATGACcctcattttttaaattgaaattttgCCATTTGAAAAGCTTTGACCTCTTGTAAACCTGTCAGGAAAATGGGAAGAGAAACTTTTCTTACCAAAATGAGccaaaattttaaatatttaaatttttgtgAAAATTTGATAGAACCTTTTCACCAGATTTAAACATCACTGAAAAATCAAATGAGAAAATTTAATCCATGTCGTTTCTTGATTTTATATcttcaaaatttgaaatgtcaaaGCAAAAAATAAGCTCAAAATGAGAATCATTTCATGAAACGTTGAACTTGGTGTGTGCAAATTTAacaattttcatcaaaattttcataGTTGAAAAATTCCAACCTGCTCTACAGAAAAGTCCATTTAGGcttctccttttcctgctctGTCAGTCCAGTGCAGCATTTTCGGTTTTTGGTTGGGTTGGATTAGGTTTTTTTGGCCTGTCTCTTGATTGCAATTTCCCAGTGCTCCCTCTGGTCTAATTTTAAATAACATTCCTCAACACTTATGAATGGCTTCCTATGTAAGACTCTGATGGATCTTTCAATGCCTAACCTGATCAGGTCAAACAACAACTCAGGGAGCTGGCTATTGACTTCTATGGCATTTTGCACAGGTTCAGAGCCTATGCTAGCAGATCATGGTGCATACCATAGATTCATTGATTAAAAGGCCATACggaaccattttgatcatctagtttgacatcCTGCTTAACACAGGGCAGAGAATGTCAACCTGGTGATTCCTGAGTCAAGGAAGCACTGTACATATTTTATATTCCATATGTAAAATAATAGCTGTGTTATAAACTCATATAACTATAAGTGGTTATATCAATATATAACAATATTGCACCAAATGCTAGTGTATATGGTACATCTTTGTATAACTATATGCTAAAATACATTTGTATATTTTTATCATGAGAAATACTACTCTGTTGGCTTGTCTACCTATATCACTTCCTACGTATAATAAATACCAAATTTAAAACCTCTATCCCTAGCTCAGCAATTACAGGACTATATGCCTTCTTTCCCTAAATATCCCTATAATGCATTTTTAAGATGCACTGGCTGGCAGTATGTCTTGGCTTTTATTATTTCTCTTTGATAGAATTTGctgatttgtttaaaatgataTTGTTAAGAAGTTAAGTAATGTGTCACGTTGGAAGAAGTGAGAGTTACATACAtgtaatgataaacaaaaaaaatccctttctctGAGAAACTTAGAAACTGAGTGGCCTAGGGC
This DNA window, taken from Emys orbicularis isolate rEmyOrb1 chromosome 12, rEmyOrb1.hap1, whole genome shotgun sequence, encodes the following:
- the LOC135886265 gene encoding olfactory receptor 10A4-like, which translates into the protein MIYSESDPGENQTISEVFILVGFSNLNKLQIILFLVLLVIYLVTLIGNLLVILLIKLNPSLHTPMYFFLVNLSFLEICFTSSVVPQLLIHLLVEQKTITIAGCAAQMYVITIMGLTECCLLAVMAYDRYMAICHPLHYKTIMSGRACAQLAGASWIIGISVEVAQTTWIFSLPFCGSNRIHNFFCDIPPVLKMACTDTSKNEIMVFTVSVLFIMSPFLMIILSYICIISTILMLPSVEGRNKAFSTCSSHLMVVTLFYGMALISYLGLKSSFTPESNQMISLMNTIVGPVLNPIIYTLRNKEVKGAFIKTVEKSIFSHNQRKQRMKDRVS